Proteins encoded in a region of the Photobacterium profundum SS9 genome:
- a CDS encoding ATP adenylyltransferase family protein, producing MFWKKAEKVVEQALVNNSLLPITTEACVINEAGIDYFGHVVTQNAERKFQSGTKQDNPFLPYEEDMFVDNAGESHVCLLNKFPVLSPHLLICSREFVPQTSPLELQDFCAWVMGFDSDNVLGFYNSGTIAGASQAHRHMQLVQSSIPLEHAIINHELPFKHHLYQFDSLSGERLYLCYLAGLRELGILDKNGLTNDNSLPSEQECKPYNLLLTKHWMLMIPRSTNQINDVFANGINYSGRFLVKEPEQLAWLKEYGMMQFLKDCSQG from the coding sequence ATGTTTTGGAAAAAAGCTGAAAAGGTTGTTGAGCAAGCACTAGTCAATAATAGTCTTCTACCCATAACAACCGAAGCTTGTGTGATCAACGAAGCTGGTATTGATTACTTTGGGCATGTCGTTACTCAAAACGCGGAACGTAAATTTCAGTCAGGTACGAAACAAGACAATCCTTTTTTACCTTACGAAGAAGACATGTTTGTCGATAATGCTGGTGAGAGTCATGTTTGCCTGCTTAATAAATTTCCGGTGTTATCTCCCCACTTGTTAATTTGCTCCCGTGAATTCGTTCCTCAAACATCGCCTTTAGAGCTACAGGATTTTTGTGCATGGGTAATGGGGTTTGATAGTGACAATGTGTTAGGTTTTTATAATAGCGGAACGATTGCAGGCGCGAGTCAAGCCCACCGACACATGCAGCTCGTACAATCTTCTATTCCTTTAGAACACGCAATTATAAATCATGAACTACCGTTCAAACATCACTTGTATCAGTTTGATTCACTCAGTGGTGAGCGATTGTATTTGTGCTATTTAGCGGGATTAAGAGAGCTCGGTATACTGGATAAAAATGGTTTAACTAATGACAATAGCTTACCAAGCGAGCAAGAGTGTAAGCCATACAACTTACTACTGACTAAACACTGGATGTTAATGATCCCACGTTCTACGAATCAGATAAATGATGTGTTTGCGAATGGCATTAACTACAGTGGTCGTTTTTTAGTGAAAGAGCCTGAACAACTGGCTTGGCTAAAGGAATACGGCATGATGCAGTTTTTGAAAGACTGTAGTCAGGGGTAG